Proteins from a genomic interval of Desulfitibacter alkalitolerans DSM 16504:
- a CDS encoding phosphoglucomutase/phosphomannomutase family protein: MNTIKFGTDGWRAIMAREFTFDNLRLVVQAVANYISETGKNGKLVIGYDQRFLSDKFALEAAEVLAGNDIPVLLIDKPAPTPTTAYAIKKYGAIGALMITASHNPPEYNGIKFIPEYAGPATPEITDSIERHLNTLTLDMVRIKPIKTADSEGLIEYISPLDDYLNHLYSLINWEYINKTPVKVVVDSMFGAGTGYLDNFLCDSHCHVNPIHGCRDPLFGGGMPEPMGSSLNELVHKVKETGSILGLALDGDADRFGAIDRDGTYFSPNQILALLLHHLIENRGWLGPVARTVATTHLLDRICEHYGQDIYETPVGFKYIGKILLEKDCILGGEESGGLSIRGHIPEKDGILACLLIIEMVAQSGKSLGELMEDLYQKYGKLVSERLDIEVPAENMPGMLAAVRDYSPAKINGQLVVEKLTVDGIKLKMANGSWMLIRPSGTEPLFRLYAEAESEDELRKIQQFVREDLDF, from the coding sequence ATGAACACAATTAAATTCGGTACGGATGGCTGGAGAGCCATTATGGCAAGGGAATTTACTTTTGACAACCTTAGGCTGGTTGTACAGGCAGTAGCAAATTACATAAGTGAAACTGGTAAAAATGGTAAACTGGTTATTGGCTATGATCAAAGGTTTTTATCTGACAAGTTTGCATTAGAAGCAGCCGAGGTATTAGCGGGCAATGACATACCGGTTTTACTGATAGACAAACCCGCCCCTACCCCAACTACAGCATATGCAATAAAAAAATATGGCGCAATCGGGGCATTAATGATTACTGCCAGCCATAATCCGCCAGAATATAACGGCATTAAATTTATCCCTGAATATGCAGGTCCCGCTACTCCTGAAATTACCGATAGTATAGAAAGGCACCTTAATACATTAACCCTTGATATGGTTAGGATTAAACCCATAAAAACTGCAGATTCTGAAGGACTGATAGAATACATTAGTCCTCTGGATGACTATTTAAATCACCTGTACAGCTTAATAAATTGGGAATATATTAACAAAACACCTGTAAAGGTAGTAGTTGATTCTATGTTTGGTGCCGGAACGGGTTATTTAGATAATTTTCTATGTGACAGTCATTGTCACGTGAATCCCATTCATGGCTGCAGAGATCCCCTTTTTGGCGGAGGTATGCCAGAACCCATGGGTTCAAGCCTTAATGAGCTAGTTCATAAGGTTAAGGAGACAGGTTCTATTCTTGGATTGGCATTAGATGGAGATGCTGATAGGTTTGGGGCCATTGATAGAGATGGAACCTACTTCAGTCCAAATCAAATACTAGCCCTTCTATTACACCATTTAATTGAAAATAGAGGCTGGCTGGGCCCTGTTGCAAGAACTGTGGCCACAACCCACCTCTTAGATAGGATATGTGAACATTACGGCCAGGACATATATGAAACTCCAGTAGGCTTTAAATATATTGGGAAGATCCTTTTAGAGAAGGACTGCATCCTGGGTGGTGAAGAAAGCGGTGGTTTAAGCATTAGGGGGCATATACCAGAAAAGGATGGAATTCTAGCCTGTCTGTTAATAATTGAAATGGTAGCACAGTCCGGCAAATCCCTTGGGGAGCTTATGGAGGACTTATACCAAAAATATGGCAAACTCGTAAGTGAGCGCCTGGATATTGAAGTTCCAGCCGAAAACATGCCTGGCATGTTAGCTGCAGTCAGGGATTATTCACCTGCCAAGATAAATGGTCAGTTAGTTGTGGAAAAACTAACAGTTGATGGGATAAAGCTAAAGATGGCAAATGGATCCTGGATGCTTATACGCCCTTCTGGTACAGAGCCCTTATTTAGGCTTTATGCAGAGGCAGAGAGTGAGGATGAATTAAGGAAAATACAACAATTTGTTCGGGAGGATCTAGATTTTTAA
- a CDS encoding SH3 domain-containing protein, translated as MRFFKLWVGIAMVAALVLGITLGNFVVAGGFMPGSSQDPLVSESYIVQTVEEKTAALEFQIFELEKQITSLTSTVAALEAQLGRTSTGSSSASQSGQSNQTKQTNQSNQTSPTNQTSQSSQTGSPSTGTSNTNQNNNSSGTTPSSGTARVMEVAAAAGVNVRSGPSTSFAIIASLGNGTKVSVVSESSGWYEIIIEGNKTGWVHGDFVK; from the coding sequence GTGAGATTTTTTAAGCTTTGGGTTGGAATTGCCATGGTAGCTGCCCTGGTTTTAGGTATCACTTTAGGAAACTTTGTAGTTGCAGGGGGCTTTATGCCTGGATCATCACAAGACCCCCTTGTTAGTGAAAGCTACATAGTTCAAACAGTAGAAGAAAAGACTGCAGCGTTAGAATTTCAAATTTTTGAGCTGGAAAAGCAAATTACAAGTTTAACCAGTACTGTTGCAGCTCTGGAAGCTCAGCTTGGAAGGACAAGCACCGGCTCCTCATCAGCAAGCCAATCAGGTCAATCTAATCAAACAAAACAAACTAACCAGTCAAATCAAACAAGCCCAACAAATCAAACCAGCCAATCAAGTCAGACAGGAAGCCCCTCAACGGGCACTTCAAATACTAACCAGAATAATAACAGCTCAGGCACTACTCCAAGCAGCGGCACTGCCAGGGTGATGGAAGTTGCTGCAGCGGCTGGTGTAAATGTTCGCAGCGGTCCTAGTACCAGCTTTGCTATCATAGCGAGCCTGGGAAATGGCACCAAGGTTAGTGTTGTTTCTGAATCATCCGGCTGGTATGAAATAATTATTGAAGGTAATAAAACAGGTTGGGTCCATGGTGATTTTGTTAAATAA
- a CDS encoding glycosyltransferase family 4 protein produces the protein MYQVLLPVVIAFLVAFISTPIVIRLARKWGAMDAPCDRKVHTCSMPRMGGLAIYAGFMAAVLMTQTIDGKLVGILLGCTIIVLLGIVDDIKGLSPKVKLAGQTLAALVVVLFGVKVSILTNPFAEVLFLENFKLAIPFTVLWIVGVTNAVNLIDGLDGLAAGTSGIAAVTIGVVALLEGHFAAAVLAIILAGSVFGFLPFNFNPAKIFMGDTGSMFLGFTLSVLAVVGLTKSATIISVFIPVVILGIPIFDTMYAIIRRFLNGTPIFQADKEHLHHQLLNMGLTHKQTVLIIYVVNLCLGSSAVLMSLMAPPQAVVILIGLTVIMLLGMNHLSFAAFSRRQKAKHFGG, from the coding sequence ATGTATCAGGTGTTATTGCCTGTTGTTATAGCTTTTTTGGTGGCATTTATCTCAACACCAATTGTAATTAGACTGGCTAGAAAATGGGGTGCCATGGATGCACCCTGTGATAGAAAGGTACACACATGTTCAATGCCAAGGATGGGTGGGCTGGCAATATATGCAGGTTTTATGGCAGCGGTCCTTATGACCCAAACTATAGATGGCAAGCTTGTTGGAATTTTACTTGGTTGTACAATAATTGTTTTGCTTGGTATTGTAGATGATATAAAGGGCTTATCACCAAAGGTTAAGCTGGCGGGTCAAACCCTGGCGGCCCTGGTGGTTGTATTGTTTGGGGTTAAGGTTAGTATTCTTACAAATCCCTTTGCAGAAGTTCTTTTTTTAGAAAATTTCAAGCTGGCAATTCCCTTTACAGTCCTCTGGATTGTTGGGGTTACAAATGCTGTTAATTTGATTGATGGCCTGGACGGCTTAGCTGCAGGGACCTCTGGTATTGCTGCAGTTACTATTGGCGTGGTGGCGTTGTTAGAAGGACATTTTGCTGCAGCTGTCCTTGCAATAATTCTTGCTGGTTCTGTTTTTGGGTTTTTGCCCTTTAACTTTAACCCAGCCAAAATATTTATGGGTGATACAGGGTCCATGTTTTTAGGCTTTACTCTTTCAGTTCTGGCAGTGGTTGGATTAACCAAGAGTGCAACTATAATCTCCGTTTTCATACCAGTTGTAATTTTAGGGATTCCCATATTTGATACCATGTATGCTATCATAAGAAGGTTCTTAAATGGAACACCGATTTTTCAAGCAGATAAGGAACATCTGCACCACCAATTGCTAAACATGGGATTAACGCATAAACAAACAGTTTTAATAATTTACGTAGTCAATCTTTGCTTGGGAAGTAGTGCTGTGCTCATGTCATTAATGGCGCCTCCTCAGGCAGTTGTTATACTTATTGGATTAACAGTTATAATGCTTTTAGGAATGAATCATCTTAGCTTCGCTGCCTTTTCAAGAAGACAAAAGGCAAAGCATTTTGGGGGCTAA
- the fabZ gene encoding 3-hydroxyacyl-ACP dehydratase FabZ, producing the protein MLDIKEIQEIIPHRYPFLLVDRIIELEEGKRAVGIKNVSVNEAHFQGHFPNHPVMPGVLIIEALAQVGAVAVLKLPQYAGKIAFFAGIDKVRFRKQVVPGDQLRLEVELVKIKGPVGKGVGKAYVGEELAAEGELTFMIGS; encoded by the coding sequence ATGCTTGATATTAAAGAAATACAAGAAATAATTCCCCATCGTTACCCCTTTTTGCTTGTGGACAGAATTATAGAGTTAGAAGAGGGCAAGAGGGCTGTTGGAATTAAAAATGTTTCAGTAAATGAGGCCCATTTTCAGGGACATTTCCCAAATCATCCTGTAATGCCAGGCGTACTTATAATAGAAGCTTTAGCACAGGTGGGGGCTGTTGCTGTTCTGAAACTGCCACAATATGCAGGCAAAATAGCATTTTTTGCAGGTATAGACAAGGTTCGTTTTAGAAAACAGGTGGTTCCTGGTGACCAGCTGCGTCTAGAAGTGGAGCTTGTGAAAATAAAGGGCCCTGTTGGCAAAGGTGTTGGAAAAGCCTATGTGGGAGAAGAACTAGCTGCCGAGGGAGAACTAACCTTTATGATTGGTTCTTAA
- the murJ gene encoding murein biosynthesis integral membrane protein MurJ, producing MTLQREASLGTKIAKAAGIVLLMNLLSRVLGFVRDAVIAREFGASGATDAYLVAYTLPYALQAVLGMAFISVIVPIITAYLIKEDRSEAWRATSILFNWTVVILMGITILGIILAPWLIKLLAPGFSQETFDLTVSLTRIIFPSIIFMGAGMLITGVLNASGVFGIPAFAPALANIIVIVSVLIFAGQYRVHGLAVGTLAAFIGFLIIQLPYLKKLGFEWKWDWDKAHPAVKKAGATIFPITLAIAINQIYLAVNRIFASGLEPGSITALDFAYRLMALPLGIFVAAIATAIFPAFSQYAANNDKEGLAKSLVTGMALVSLVAIPSAAGLMVIREPLIQIVFERGAFDAYATERTAIALWYFSLGLWAVGANTVVTRAYYALNMVKVPLILGLFCAMLNVLFSIALLPAFGHGGLALANSLSAVINIILLLVVFRNYLPSMDFAQLIIPLAKATAAAAVMAVILTAAMPYTREALNITGFFGLVIQLAIMVGMGCIIYTVMLFVFKTKELDLIRRMLKRA from the coding sequence ATGACTCTACAAAGGGAAGCCTCGCTAGGAACAAAAATTGCTAAAGCTGCCGGTATTGTTTTACTAATGAACCTTCTAAGTCGAGTATTGGGATTTGTTCGGGATGCAGTTATTGCAAGGGAATTTGGTGCTAGTGGGGCTACAGATGCATATTTAGTTGCTTACACCCTGCCCTATGCTTTACAGGCTGTATTAGGCATGGCTTTTATATCTGTAATAGTGCCAATTATTACGGCATATCTTATAAAAGAAGATAGATCTGAGGCCTGGAGGGCTACAAGCATACTGTTTAACTGGACGGTTGTTATCCTCATGGGAATAACAATACTTGGGATAATCCTTGCCCCCTGGTTAATTAAATTGTTGGCTCCTGGCTTTTCCCAGGAAACATTTGACTTGACAGTTAGTCTTACAAGAATTATTTTTCCTTCTATTATATTTATGGGAGCAGGGATGCTCATAACGGGTGTTTTAAATGCAAGTGGGGTGTTTGGCATACCTGCCTTTGCTCCAGCCCTTGCAAACATAATAGTTATAGTATCTGTGCTAATCTTCGCTGGACAGTACAGGGTCCATGGACTAGCAGTAGGAACCCTGGCTGCTTTTATAGGCTTTCTGATTATACAGCTTCCATATTTAAAAAAATTAGGCTTTGAGTGGAAATGGGACTGGGACAAAGCCCATCCGGCAGTAAAAAAAGCTGGAGCTACTATTTTTCCCATAACTTTAGCAATAGCAATTAATCAGATATATCTTGCTGTGAACAGAATATTTGCATCTGGCTTGGAACCAGGAAGCATCACCGCCCTTGACTTTGCTTATAGATTAATGGCCCTGCCCCTGGGCATATTTGTTGCTGCAATAGCTACAGCTATATTTCCAGCCTTTTCACAGTATGCAGCAAACAATGACAAAGAAGGGCTGGCAAAATCACTTGTGACGGGTATGGCGTTGGTTTCTCTTGTAGCCATTCCTTCTGCTGCAGGCTTGATGGTTATTAGAGAGCCTTTAATTCAAATTGTATTTGAGCGAGGGGCCTTTGATGCTTATGCTACTGAAAGAACAGCTATTGCATTGTGGTACTTTTCCCTAGGACTTTGGGCCGTTGGTGCCAATACAGTTGTCACCAGGGCTTATTATGCGCTAAACATGGTTAAGGTTCCATTAATATTGGGACTGTTTTGTGCCATGCTAAACGTATTATTTAGTATAGCTTTGCTTCCAGCTTTTGGCCATGGAGGACTTGCACTAGCTAACTCTTTATCTGCTGTTATTAATATAATTCTCCTGCTGGTTGTTTTTCGTAACTATTTACCTAGTATGGATTTTGCCCAGTTGATTATACCCCTGGCAAAGGCTACTGCTGCTGCAGCTGTAATGGCTGTTATCTTAACAGCTGCAATGCCTTACACAAGGGAAGCTTTAAATATTACTGGCTTTTTTGGTCTAGTAATACAGCTTGCTATCATGGTTGGGATGGGATGTATAATTTACACAGTCATGCTTTTTGTCTTTAAAACCAAAGAACTAGACCTGATTAGAAGGATGCTCAAGAGGGCATAA
- a CDS encoding NAD(P)-dependent alcohol dehydrogenase, with protein sequence MKGFAMKRIGDAGWIEKQRPQCGPLDAIITPLALAPCTSDVHTVWEGGVGERYNVILGHEAVGEIVEVGKDVRDFKPGDKVIVPAITPDWNTMEIQKNLHPHSGGMLAGYQFTNIKDGVFGEYFHVNHADMNLALLPDGISYEAALMMTDMMTTGVHGAELADIQMGDTVAVLGIGPVGLMSVAGAKLRGAGRIIVVGNRPVTIEAAKYYGATDIIDYKEGPIVEQVMELTKNKGVEATIIAGGGADILSDAVKITAPGGNIGNVNYFGEGEILPIPRLEWGLGMAHKTIRGGLTPGGRVRMEKMIALVQADRIDPERMVTHVLYGFESVEQALLMMRDKPRDMIKPVVIV encoded by the coding sequence ATGAAGGGTTTTGCAATGAAGAGAATTGGAGATGCTGGATGGATAGAAAAACAAAGGCCCCAATGCGGTCCATTAGATGCAATTATAACACCGCTAGCTTTAGCACCTTGCACATCAGATGTTCATACTGTTTGGGAAGGCGGCGTTGGTGAAAGATACAATGTAATCCTTGGTCATGAAGCTGTTGGAGAAATTGTTGAAGTTGGTAAAGATGTAAGAGATTTTAAACCTGGCGACAAGGTTATTGTACCTGCAATTACACCAGACTGGAATACCATGGAGATTCAGAAAAACCTTCATCCACACAGTGGTGGAATGCTTGCGGGTTATCAATTTACTAATATAAAAGACGGAGTTTTCGGGGAATATTTCCATGTAAATCATGCAGATATGAACCTGGCGTTACTTCCAGATGGAATTTCATATGAAGCTGCCTTAATGATGACAGACATGATGACTACCGGTGTTCATGGTGCAGAATTAGCTGATATTCAAATGGGTGACACTGTAGCAGTTTTAGGCATTGGACCAGTTGGCTTAATGAGTGTTGCTGGTGCTAAACTGCGTGGTGCAGGAAGAATTATCGTGGTGGGAAATAGACCTGTGACTATTGAGGCAGCCAAATACTACGGAGCAACTGATATAATAGATTATAAAGAAGGTCCTATCGTAGAGCAGGTTATGGAGTTAACCAAAAACAAAGGGGTTGAAGCAACTATTATTGCTGGTGGAGGAGCTGATATCCTTTCAGATGCAGTAAAAATCACTGCTCCAGGTGGAAATATTGGAAACGTAAATTACTTTGGAGAAGGTGAAATCCTGCCCATTCCCCGTCTAGAATGGGGTCTTGGTATGGCTCATAAGACAATTAGAGGAGGCCTTACTCCCGGTGGCCGTGTTAGAATGGAGAAAATGATTGCCCTTGTACAGGCTGATAGAATAGACCCTGAAAGAATGGTTACTCATGTGTTATATGGATTTGAAAGTGTTGAACAAGCGCTTCTTATGATGAGAGATAAGCCCAGAGACATGATTAAGCCTGTAGTTATAGTTTAA
- a CDS encoding complex I 24 kDa subunit family protein yields MTKPQEISVTRPISEDLPEDKFHQLDAFLDNMGTTKGSLIEILHKAQEIFGFLPRDLQLYIARKLGIPGAEVFGVVSFYSYFTTKPRGKHTVSVCMGTACFVRGADKILDKFKESIGINANETSEDGCFTLRDVRCIGACGLAPVVTVNDKVHGRLTEDQVPDVVNNYRAKEE; encoded by the coding sequence GTGACCAAACCGCAAGAAATAAGTGTGACTAGACCTATTAGTGAAGACCTGCCAGAGGATAAGTTTCATCAGCTGGACGCCTTTTTAGATAACATGGGGACTACCAAGGGCTCGCTGATAGAAATTCTGCATAAGGCCCAGGAGATTTTTGGCTTTCTCCCCCGGGACCTGCAGCTGTATATTGCCCGAAAGCTGGGAATTCCCGGAGCAGAGGTATTTGGCGTGGTAAGCTTTTACTCTTACTTTACTACCAAGCCAAGAGGGAAGCATACTGTCAGCGTCTGTATGGGAACAGCCTGCTTTGTGAGAGGTGCGGACAAAATCCTGGATAAATTTAAAGAGAGTATCGGCATTAACGCCAATGAGACCTCGGAAGATGGATGCTTCACACTGAGAGATGTCCGCTGCATCGGCGCCTGTGGACTGGCGCCTGTGGTGACTGTAAATGACAAGGTTCATGGAAGACTAACAGAAGATCAGGTACCCGATGTGGTGAATAACTATCGAGCAAAGGAGGAATAG
- a CDS encoding NuoF family protein, translating to MISSLAELNSIKQQSLAKVILRQHVDVVKEGVFPKERMNLLVCAGTGCVASDSEKVIKNLKIVIKARGQADQVSVVKTGCFGFCEQGPIVKVEPDNVFYVRVGPKDAKEIVDEHIIKGNHVERLLYQDPNTKQLVHLQEEMNFYKKQIRVALRNCGLINPEDIYEYIAVGGYEALGQALTRMTSDQVIEEVKKSGLRGRGGGGFPTGLKWEITRAQEGQVKYVICNADEGDPGAFMDRSILEGDPHSVLEAMAIGAYAIGAGKGLIYIRAEYPLAIQRLNTALVQAREQGMLGKNLFGTDFSFDIDIKLGAGAFVCGEETALINSCEGKRGEPSNKPPYPAQEGYWGYPTCVNNVETFANIPAILTKGAQWFASMGTERSKGTKVFALAGKIDNVGLVEVPMGLTIREVIYDIGGGIPNGKRFKAVQTGGPSGGVITEKDLDTPIEYDLLLEKGSMMGSGGMIVMDEDDNMVHIAKFYLEFTMNEACGKCVPGRIGTKRLFEMLEKITEGKGTMADLDAIKQLAYMVKETSLCGLCQTAPNPIISTMNHFWHEYVQLVQNAEHPQCKGNHEAKSNTV from the coding sequence TTGATTAGCAGCTTAGCCGAATTAAACAGTATCAAGCAGCAGTCCTTGGCCAAAGTAATTTTGCGCCAGCATGTGGATGTGGTTAAAGAGGGCGTCTTCCCTAAAGAGCGGATGAACCTCTTGGTATGTGCGGGCACAGGCTGTGTAGCCAGTGATAGTGAAAAGGTGATCAAGAACCTGAAGATTGTCATCAAGGCCAGGGGGCAGGCAGATCAGGTAAGTGTAGTAAAGACCGGCTGTTTTGGCTTTTGTGAGCAAGGACCTATCGTAAAGGTAGAGCCAGACAATGTGTTTTATGTGCGAGTAGGGCCAAAGGATGCCAAGGAGATAGTTGACGAACACATAATTAAGGGCAATCACGTGGAGCGGCTGCTTTACCAGGACCCCAACACCAAGCAGCTGGTTCACCTGCAGGAGGAAATGAACTTCTATAAAAAGCAGATTCGGGTAGCCTTGCGCAACTGCGGTTTAATAAACCCAGAAGACATCTATGAATATATAGCAGTAGGCGGCTATGAAGCCCTGGGGCAAGCCTTGACCAGGATGACTAGTGATCAAGTGATAGAGGAAGTGAAAAAATCCGGCTTGCGGGGTCGGGGCGGCGGAGGCTTTCCCACCGGCTTAAAATGGGAAATTACCAGGGCTCAGGAAGGTCAGGTAAAATATGTCATCTGCAACGCTGACGAAGGCGACCCAGGTGCCTTTATGGATCGCAGTATCCTGGAGGGAGATCCCCACAGCGTGTTAGAAGCCATGGCCATTGGTGCATACGCTATCGGCGCCGGTAAGGGCTTGATTTACATCAGAGCCGAATACCCCTTGGCCATTCAACGCTTAAATACTGCCCTTGTTCAAGCTAGAGAGCAGGGCATGCTGGGGAAAAACCTGTTTGGTACAGATTTTAGCTTTGATATTGACATCAAGCTGGGGGCGGGGGCCTTTGTGTGTGGGGAGGAGACAGCCCTGATTAATTCCTGTGAAGGTAAACGAGGAGAGCCCAGTAACAAGCCGCCCTACCCGGCTCAAGAAGGCTACTGGGGATATCCTACCTGTGTCAACAACGTGGAAACCTTTGCCAATATCCCAGCTATTTTGACTAAAGGAGCCCAGTGGTTTGCCTCCATGGGTACAGAGCGGAGCAAGGGAACCAAGGTTTTCGCTTTAGCCGGCAAGATTGACAATGTGGGACTAGTAGAGGTGCCTATGGGTCTCACCATACGAGAAGTAATTTACGATATTGGCGGTGGCATTCCCAATGGTAAAAGATTTAAAGCGGTGCAAACAGGCGGCCCTTCTGGGGGCGTGATAACAGAAAAGGATTTAGATACCCCCATTGAGTACGATCTCCTATTGGAAAAGGGCTCTATGATGGGCTCTGGTGGGATGATTGTCATGGATGAGGATGATAACATGGTGCATATAGCCAAATTTTATCTGGAGTTTACCATGAACGAAGCCTGCGGCAAATGTGTTCCAGGGCGGATAGGCACGAAGCGTCTTTTTGAAATGCTGGAAAAAATCACTGAAGGAAAGGGAACCATGGCAGATCTGGATGCCATCAAGCAGCTGGCCTACATGGTCAAGGAGACCTCTCTGTGCGGCCTGTGTCAAACTGCACCTAACCCAATTATCAGCACCATGAATCACTTTTGGCATGAATATGTTCAACTAGTGCAGAATGCAGAACATCCCCAGTGTAAAGGAAACCATGAAGCTAAAAGTAATACAGTGTAA
- a CDS encoding NADH-dependent [FeFe] hydrogenase, group A6 has product MSGNQEKQEARKQVKVQINDQHITVPEGITVLEAAHEIGVKIPTLCHLDLHDLQLYNKTASCRVCLVEMIQGNSNHNKLVPSCVTRMEEGMMVRTDTIKAITARRIAVELLLSNHPNECFTCPKNLECDLQSLAQELKVREIRWAGERMSYPMDISSDAIAKNSNKCIYCRRCETGCNVVQTCGILSGIGRGFNVFVGPFANIPMAESSCTYCGQCVQSCPTAALTEVYHTDKVWKAIYDPDKFVIVQTAPAIRVALGELFGMKAGTIVTGKMVTALKRIGFDAVFDTNFGADLTVMEEASELIYRLQNNKNLPILTNCCPAWVKFIEHQFPDLIHVPSTCKSPHIMLGQIAKTYYAEKKGLNPDNIVVVSIMPCIAKKAEAKRPELTKDARNNVDISITTREIGAMIKEAGIEFDRLPDSEFDSPLGETTGASAIFGTAGGVIEAALRTAYEWMTGETLEQIEFEELRGMEGIRKATVKVGEQELNIGIASGLGNARVILEEIRERKSQYHAIEIMACPGGCIAGGGQPYHHGNEEIIKKRRDAIYEEDRRKGIRKSHENKEIQDLYKTFLGEPFGEKAHKLLHTHFEKRERI; this is encoded by the coding sequence ATGTCAGGCAATCAAGAAAAACAAGAAGCTAGAAAACAGGTCAAGGTGCAAATCAACGATCAGCATATCACAGTGCCTGAAGGCATCACTGTGTTAGAAGCAGCCCACGAGATCGGGGTCAAGATACCTACCCTTTGTCACCTGGATTTGCACGATCTGCAGCTATATAATAAAACCGCCTCCTGCAGAGTTTGTCTGGTAGAAATGATACAGGGAAATAGCAACCACAATAAACTAGTACCATCCTGTGTAACAAGGATGGAAGAGGGAATGATGGTCAGGACTGATACCATTAAGGCTATTACCGCTCGCAGAATCGCCGTGGAACTCCTGTTATCCAACCACCCCAACGAGTGCTTTACCTGCCCTAAAAACCTGGAGTGCGATCTCCAATCCCTGGCACAGGAACTAAAAGTGCGGGAGATTCGCTGGGCAGGAGAGCGCATGAGCTATCCCATGGATATTTCCAGCGATGCCATAGCAAAAAATTCAAATAAGTGTATCTACTGCCGCCGCTGCGAGACGGGCTGCAATGTGGTTCAGACCTGTGGTATTCTCTCAGGAATTGGTCGGGGCTTCAACGTCTTTGTAGGTCCCTTTGCCAATATCCCCATGGCGGAATCCTCCTGCACCTACTGTGGTCAATGTGTTCAGAGCTGTCCTACAGCAGCACTGACAGAAGTCTATCATACCGACAAGGTTTGGAAGGCTATCTACGATCCAGACAAATTTGTGATTGTCCAGACAGCGCCGGCTATTAGGGTAGCCCTTGGCGAGCTCTTCGGCATGAAAGCGGGCACTATTGTAACAGGGAAGATGGTCACTGCGCTAAAGCGCATAGGCTTTGATGCGGTGTTTGACACCAACTTTGGGGCAGATTTAACAGTGATGGAGGAAGCATCGGAGCTAATTTATCGCCTGCAAAACAACAAAAACCTGCCTATTTTAACCAACTGCTGCCCTGCATGGGTAAAGTTTATCGAACATCAATTTCCTGATCTTATCCATGTGCCCTCTACCTGTAAATCTCCCCATATCATGCTAGGGCAGATTGCAAAAACCTATTACGCCGAGAAAAAGGGCTTAAACCCGGATAACATCGTAGTAGTATCCATCATGCCCTGCATCGCCAAAAAAGCAGAGGCTAAGCGGCCAGAGCTGACCAAGGATGCTCGCAACAATGTGGATATATCCATCACCACCCGAGAGATAGGAGCCATGATCAAGGAAGCAGGAATCGAGTTTGACCGTTTACCCGACAGTGAATTTGACAGCCCGCTAGGTGAAACTACTGGAGCCTCAGCTATCTTTGGCACTGCCGGTGGAGTTATAGAAGCGGCTCTCCGCACTGCCTACGAATGGATGACTGGTGAAACCCTGGAGCAGATAGAGTTTGAAGAGCTGCGAGGGATGGAAGGGATACGAAAGGCCACAGTGAAAGTCGGCGAACAGGAGCTGAACATTGGTATTGCCAGCGGCCTGGGCAATGCCCGAGTCATCCTGGAGGAAATTCGTGAAAGAAAATCCCAGTACCACGCCATTGAAATTATGGCCTGTCCCGGGGGATGTATAGCAGGGGGTGGTCAACCCTATCATCACGGTAACGAGGAAATAATCAAAAAGCGCCGAGATGCTATATATGAAGAAGATCGCAGAAAAGGCATTAGAAAATCCCACGAGAACAAAGAAATCCAGGATCTCTACAAGACCTTCTTGGGAGAGCCTTTCGGGGAGAAAGCCCACAAGCTGCTGCATACCCATTTTGAAAAGAGAGAAAGAATCTAA